The proteins below come from a single Parachlamydiales bacterium genomic window:
- a CDS encoding CusA/CzcA family heavy metal efflux RND transporter: protein MIEKILTFAIRNRVMIVLVTLLVALWGAYNLKNLPIDAVPDITNNQIQINTEKEGMSPVEVEKLITYPIENVLSSIPGLESTRSISRNGFSQVTAIFDEKVNIYFARQQINERLAEAKEFLPEGADPKMGPISTGLGEIYMWSVAYKHPRGEGAVKRDGRPGWQSDGSYLTPEGQPLRTEVELASYLRTVQDWIIRPQLMGVKGLAEIDAIGGYVRQYHVEADIHKMQSLGITFQDIVTALQHQNLSIGAGYIEHNQQSYVVKADHRINTPEMIKRVVITAKNGVPIRVEDVADVVIGKELRTGSATANGEEAVIGTAMMLIGANSRTVSQAVDERIQEINKTLPPDIQSVTQLNRTKLVDATIKTVSKNLAEGALLVIAVLFAMLGNFRAACIAALVIPLSMLITSIGMVQTKISGNLMSLGALDFGLIVDGAVIITENCLRHLSEKTHELGRRLSLKERLNEVTLAAKEMIQPTVYGQAIIIIVYFPLLTFADVEGKMFEPMALTVIYALIAAFILSITFVPAMIALLVRNPSHSGTNWVTQLGTKTYLPLLESSLKFPAIPVAATVAVVVASGFLFSTLGQEFVPSLDEKDLALHAIRIPSTSLSQSTEMQKAVEKMLLTFPEIDYVFSKTGTAEMATDPMPPNVSDTFVMLKDPSEWPDPYLSKADLIEKLEEKLFTLPGNNYEFTQPIEMRFNELIAGVSSDVAVKIYGDDYDQMQKTGNSILRTLKALPGTSDVKAGQVDGLPLLQMEVNEEAASRLGMHADDILEAVSIAIGGAKAGVIMEGDRRFDIVVKLPEEQRNDPIALADLPVALTTHSIENGVAFTPLKELIAIELTEGINEINRENGKRVHIVQANVRGMDLGTYVNAAKNAINSGVKIPSGYWISWGGQFENMLSARNHLLIVIPLSFLLIFMLLYSALHSVGQAILVFSGVPLALTGGIVTLWMRDMPFSISAAVGFIALSGIAVLNGLVMMSYINQLRRNGMPQIEAILKGAVTRLRPVLMTAFVASLGFVPMALATGTGAEVQKPLATVVIGGLLSSTLLTLFILPVLYKWFIKTLPTVEEA from the coding sequence ATGATTGAAAAAATTCTAACATTCGCTATCCGCAATCGTGTCATGATAGTACTAGTCACGTTGCTTGTCGCATTATGGGGTGCCTATAACCTAAAAAACCTCCCTATCGATGCTGTACCGGATATCACCAACAACCAAATACAGATCAATACCGAGAAAGAGGGGATGTCGCCTGTTGAAGTGGAAAAACTCATCACCTATCCCATTGAAAATGTCCTAAGCTCAATTCCGGGCTTAGAATCTACCCGTTCTATCTCCAGAAACGGCTTTTCTCAAGTCACAGCCATTTTTGATGAAAAGGTCAACATCTACTTTGCCCGCCAGCAGATCAACGAAAGACTTGCCGAAGCGAAAGAATTTCTACCCGAAGGGGCAGACCCAAAGATGGGGCCTATATCCACAGGACTAGGCGAGATCTACATGTGGTCCGTTGCCTATAAACACCCCCGCGGTGAAGGCGCTGTAAAAAGAGACGGCCGCCCCGGATGGCAGTCAGACGGCAGCTATTTGACTCCTGAAGGTCAACCACTTAGAACTGAGGTTGAGCTAGCATCCTACCTGCGCACAGTGCAAGACTGGATTATACGCCCCCAACTCATGGGCGTTAAAGGCCTGGCTGAAATCGACGCTATTGGTGGATATGTCCGTCAATACCATGTCGAAGCTGACATCCACAAAATGCAATCACTAGGGATCACATTCCAAGACATCGTCACAGCACTTCAACACCAAAACCTCAGCATCGGCGCCGGCTATATCGAACATAACCAGCAATCCTATGTCGTCAAGGCTGATCATCGCATCAATACCCCTGAAATGATCAAACGTGTCGTCATCACTGCTAAAAATGGAGTTCCTATCCGCGTCGAAGACGTCGCAGATGTCGTCATCGGCAAAGAACTTCGTACAGGCAGTGCTACCGCCAATGGTGAAGAAGCTGTCATCGGCACAGCCATGATGCTTATCGGTGCAAACAGCCGCACTGTCTCCCAAGCTGTGGATGAACGCATTCAAGAGATCAACAAAACACTACCGCCTGATATTCAATCTGTTACGCAGCTCAACCGGACAAAACTTGTCGATGCAACGATTAAAACCGTTTCGAAAAACCTTGCAGAAGGCGCACTACTTGTCATAGCTGTTCTTTTTGCTATGCTCGGTAACTTTAGAGCCGCTTGCATTGCAGCGTTAGTCATTCCGCTTTCAATGCTTATTACTTCTATCGGCATGGTCCAAACAAAAATCAGTGGAAACCTGATGAGCTTGGGAGCGTTAGATTTCGGACTTATTGTAGACGGTGCTGTCATCATCACCGAAAACTGCCTACGCCATCTCAGTGAAAAAACACATGAGTTAGGCAGACGCTTGAGCTTAAAGGAAAGATTGAACGAAGTAACACTAGCAGCCAAAGAGATGATTCAACCTACCGTTTACGGGCAGGCGATCATCATCATCGTCTATTTTCCTTTACTGACCTTTGCAGATGTCGAAGGTAAAATGTTCGAGCCCATGGCCCTAACAGTCATTTATGCCCTGATAGCTGCATTTATCCTCTCTATCACCTTCGTCCCAGCAATGATAGCACTGCTCGTACGCAACCCCTCTCATAGCGGAACCAACTGGGTCACACAACTAGGTACAAAAACCTACTTGCCTTTGCTTGAAAGCTCGCTAAAATTTCCGGCTATCCCTGTAGCAGCCACTGTAGCTGTCGTTGTCGCCTCGGGATTTCTTTTCTCTACCCTTGGGCAGGAATTCGTACCTTCCCTAGATGAGAAAGACCTAGCTCTGCACGCTATCCGCATCCCCAGCACATCGCTTTCCCAATCGACAGAGATGCAAAAAGCTGTAGAAAAAATGCTCTTGACGTTCCCGGAGATCGACTACGTCTTCTCTAAAACCGGTACGGCAGAAATGGCAACGGACCCTATGCCCCCGAACGTATCGGATACGTTCGTCATGCTGAAAGATCCTTCCGAATGGCCGGATCCTTATCTGAGCAAAGCAGATCTGATTGAGAAACTGGAAGAAAAACTTTTCACCTTGCCAGGAAATAATTACGAGTTTACTCAGCCTATCGAGATGCGTTTCAACGAACTCATTGCAGGTGTAAGCAGCGATGTCGCAGTAAAAATCTATGGCGATGATTATGACCAAATGCAAAAAACCGGGAATTCTATTTTACGCACACTGAAAGCTTTACCCGGCACTTCCGACGTCAAAGCCGGACAGGTCGACGGCCTCCCTCTTTTGCAGATGGAAGTCAACGAAGAAGCCGCAAGCCGCTTAGGGATGCATGCAGATGACATCCTTGAAGCTGTCAGCATCGCCATCGGCGGAGCTAAGGCCGGCGTCATTATGGAAGGCGACCGCCGTTTTGACATCGTAGTGAAACTTCCAGAAGAGCAACGCAACGATCCTATCGCACTCGCCGATTTGCCTGTAGCCTTGACAACACATAGCATAGAAAACGGCGTAGCCTTTACCCCGTTAAAAGAGTTGATAGCTATTGAGCTTACAGAAGGCATCAACGAAATTAACCGCGAGAATGGCAAAAGAGTGCATATCGTCCAAGCCAATGTGCGCGGAATGGATTTAGGTACCTATGTGAATGCCGCGAAAAATGCCATCAATTCCGGAGTGAAGATTCCTTCAGGCTATTGGATAAGCTGGGGTGGACAGTTTGAAAACATGCTATCTGCACGTAACCACCTGCTGATTGTGATACCATTAAGCTTTTTGCTCATCTTTATGCTATTATATAGCGCCCTCCACTCCGTGGGGCAAGCGATATTGGTATTCAGTGGAGTACCCTTAGCTTTGACCGGCGGTATCGTCACCCTTTGGATGCGCGATATGCCCTTTTCAATCTCAGCTGCCGTCGGCTTTATCGCACTTTCGGGTATCGCAGTCTTAAACGGTCTGGTGATGATGTCATACATTAATCAGCTCCGCAGAAATGGCATGCCACAGATTGAGGCGATCTTGAAAGGAGCTGTCACACGTTTGCGGCCAGTATTAATGACTGCTTTCGTCGCCTCCTTAGGCTTTGTTCCTATGGCTTTAGCCACTGGGACAGGAGCTGAAGTGCAAAAACCATTGGCAACTGTCGTCATCGGCGGGCTTTTAAGCTCTACCCTCTTGACTCTATTTATATTGCCGGTGCTATATAAGTGGTTTATCAAAACCTTGCCTACTGTGGAGGAGGCATAA
- the recN gene encoding DNA repair protein RecN, with the protein MLKHLSIFNIILVENAHIEFQKGLNVITGETGAGKSAVLQALKLLCGERFESNILRHGTEKAWVEAAFDVTFTEELKEVLKNSGISYDTDEYLILRRELNASGKSRCLINNQLAQKNLLQIIAAHLLHIVGQHATRELTLPDSHRQILDKFGQLEANAKAFSTLWHHEKLLQKQLEELIASEKEKLRIIETLQREIEELSDANLKEGEEEDAFAEYSILINAENLTQNTDEILHILQNDPKSILNQLVKTRKCLEKLLSLDESLQDTAQLIQNAEIELQEAAYTFSHYLAKVENNPHRVQKLEKRLTQLSQLKKRYGNDVSAMLEYLNNAKDKLSKLENSDAAKEELQNTIHTVQKELIEKAAALSAQRKKTAATLSQALTKELRTLNMPHVEVEIQVEKCTRTQWGENSVEIYLKPNIGEKIIPLRQCASGGEMSRLVLALQYLLSGLGGNPTLFFDEIDANIGGETASLVGKKLRAIGDKQQVVCITHFTQVASYSHNHLKIQKTEKDGRTHTIVTTLEPHHIEAELQRMSGGAAAVLSR; encoded by the coding sequence ATGCTTAAACACTTGTCCATCTTTAATATTATTTTAGTTGAAAACGCCCACATAGAATTTCAGAAAGGGTTAAATGTCATCACAGGGGAGACCGGGGCAGGTAAAAGCGCTGTCCTGCAAGCACTTAAGCTTCTCTGCGGAGAACGTTTTGAAAGCAATATCCTACGCCATGGAACTGAAAAGGCCTGGGTAGAAGCTGCCTTTGATGTGACGTTCACAGAAGAATTGAAGGAAGTGTTAAAAAACAGCGGCATCTCTTACGATACTGATGAATACCTAATCCTACGCCGCGAACTTAACGCCAGCGGAAAATCACGCTGTCTTATCAACAATCAGCTAGCGCAAAAGAACCTACTCCAAATCATTGCAGCGCACCTACTACATATCGTGGGTCAACATGCGACCCGAGAACTCACACTTCCCGATAGCCATCGTCAAATTCTGGACAAATTCGGCCAACTTGAGGCAAATGCAAAAGCATTCTCTACTCTGTGGCATCATGAAAAACTCCTGCAAAAACAATTGGAAGAACTCATTGCTTCTGAAAAAGAAAAACTGCGCATCATTGAAACGCTCCAGCGCGAAATAGAAGAACTTTCTGACGCAAATCTGAAAGAAGGTGAAGAGGAGGATGCCTTTGCAGAGTATTCAATCCTTATCAACGCTGAAAACCTTACTCAGAATACAGATGAAATTTTACACATCCTTCAAAATGACCCTAAGAGCATACTCAACCAGCTTGTAAAAACGAGAAAATGCCTGGAAAAACTACTATCCCTCGATGAGAGCTTACAAGACACAGCACAACTTATCCAAAATGCAGAAATCGAACTGCAAGAAGCTGCTTATACTTTCTCGCATTATCTCGCTAAAGTAGAAAATAACCCCCATCGCGTCCAAAAACTTGAGAAACGCCTCACTCAGCTAAGCCAGCTAAAAAAACGGTATGGCAATGACGTCTCTGCCATGTTGGAATACCTAAACAACGCTAAGGATAAGCTGTCTAAACTAGAAAACAGCGATGCTGCCAAAGAGGAACTGCAAAATACAATCCACACAGTGCAAAAAGAGCTGATAGAAAAGGCTGCAGCCCTATCCGCACAACGGAAAAAAACGGCCGCTACCCTCAGCCAAGCTCTAACAAAAGAATTGCGCACCCTTAATATGCCCCACGTCGAAGTGGAAATCCAGGTGGAAAAATGCACTCGTACCCAGTGGGGCGAGAACTCCGTTGAAATTTATCTTAAGCCAAACATAGGTGAAAAAATCATCCCTCTCCGTCAATGCGCAAGCGGCGGCGAGATGTCACGTCTTGTCCTGGCATTACAATACCTACTTAGCGGCTTAGGCGGCAACCCCACCCTTTTCTTTGATGAAATCGATGCAAACATCGGCGGGGAAACAGCTTCACTGGTAGGCAAAAAATTACGCGCCATCGGTGATAAACAGCAAGTCGTCTGCATCACCCACTTTACTCAGGTCGCTTCATATTCGCATAACCACCTCAAAATTCAGAAAACAGAGAAAGACGGCAGAACGCACACTATCGTCACCACCTTGGAACCGCATCATATTGAGGCTGAATTGCAAAGAATGTCCGGTGGAGCTGCAGCAGTGTTATCCAGATAA
- a CDS encoding TolC family protein, which yields MRFLIPISLLVLGSLLPSPVLAYNIEAAWQRICENSPELAIDYYEVEARNGGAYQVSLYPNPELGVEADNLVGSRKDCIGDMEFGAVVTQPIVTGGKICKRIAAANSAVIEAEWDYEMTKANLRERLEKAFISIAILQEKYKDSQRSFQLAQTAYQSSQHLATQGKITLLQTKKAGITLRHEEMHSNKLALELEQARLNLALLWNGCEVDFDIINYPISCITPPPCIDNLCAYISNYPEIAKSLALVELARNSYEAELAERYPDFAVTAGYKNYWNCNGHALVLALSVPLPVFDRNQGNICRMQALIQKAEYNSVLIRNQNFAVLQIEHKRALNAYNRALSIQNGLLKEIEESLHITMEAFNEGKITQLELIDTQKTYTECKSDYLDALLEYHFSMITISKLTGANACKLP from the coding sequence ATGCGTTTTCTAATACCCATTTCCCTTTTAGTCCTTGGTTCCCTACTCCCCTCTCCCGTATTAGCCTATAACATCGAAGCTGCATGGCAGCGCATCTGTGAAAACTCCCCTGAGCTTGCAATAGATTACTACGAAGTAGAAGCCAGAAACGGAGGCGCCTACCAGGTATCGCTTTATCCCAACCCGGAATTAGGGGTTGAAGCAGACAACTTGGTCGGCTCACGTAAAGACTGCATCGGTGATATGGAATTCGGCGCTGTCGTCACCCAACCTATCGTCACCGGAGGCAAAATCTGCAAAAGAATAGCCGCAGCCAATAGCGCTGTCATCGAAGCCGAGTGGGACTACGAGATGACCAAAGCTAATCTGCGGGAAAGATTAGAGAAAGCATTTATCTCAATCGCTATTCTGCAAGAAAAGTATAAAGATTCGCAGCGAAGCTTCCAGCTTGCTCAAACAGCCTACCAAAGCTCGCAGCATCTAGCCACACAAGGTAAAATCACGCTCCTTCAGACCAAGAAAGCCGGCATAACCCTGCGTCATGAAGAGATGCATAGTAATAAGTTAGCGTTAGAACTGGAACAAGCTAGACTTAACCTTGCCTTACTATGGAACGGTTGCGAGGTGGACTTTGATATCATCAACTATCCTATCTCCTGCATAACACCTCCCCCTTGCATCGATAATTTATGCGCTTACATCTCCAACTATCCGGAAATTGCAAAATCTTTGGCCTTGGTAGAGCTTGCAAGAAATAGCTATGAAGCTGAGCTAGCAGAAAGATATCCTGACTTCGCCGTTACAGCAGGATATAAGAATTATTGGAATTGCAACGGTCATGCCCTCGTCCTTGCACTGAGTGTTCCACTGCCTGTTTTTGACCGTAATCAAGGCAATATCTGCCGCATGCAAGCCCTAATTCAAAAAGCAGAATATAACTCAGTCCTCATACGTAACCAAAACTTTGCGGTTCTACAAATTGAACACAAACGCGCTTTGAACGCTTATAACCGTGCATTAAGTATACAAAATGGCCTTTTGAAGGAGATCGAAGAAAGCCTGCATATTACCATGGAAGCGTTTAATGAGGGTAAAATCACTCAGCTTGAACTCATCGATACGCAAAAAACTTACACAGAATGCAAATCTGACTATCTAGACGCACTTCTGGAATACCATTTTAGCATGATAACCATCTCAAAATTAACCGGCGCCAACGCCTGTAAATTGCCATAG
- a CDS encoding efflux RND transporter periplasmic adaptor subunit, whose protein sequence is MTHQLFRKITFIALSCYSALAAHGGHHHDHDHDHDHEHDHLIALTEDQIDGAKITTEKTRPGYLIQQVRAPAKVIVPPQSVVHLVPKVSGVVAKIYKQIGDSVKANETIALIESREMAEAKANYLASLRRYEIKKTMFSKEKQLQEKKLTTDFDLLEAEIAAEESKIDVELGLHRLLSFGLTQGAIDQLPQEKGEDLRYYELKAPMKGTIVNIEIAPGEFISSEKDVLTLADLNERWLEIDVPPSHQNAVKKGLPTSAKASHGDTCETKLLCYKPVVEENTRTLKAYALLDTANHPWTPGTYVTVVIDSETTRFPIVVPKTAIQKIDGHDVVFVANHEGFEIRPVHVGPQDNVRIAVIEGLRKGEEIAISNTFLLKAEHEKDEAEHEH, encoded by the coding sequence ATGACCCATCAACTATTTCGAAAAATCACTTTCATCGCCCTCTCTTGCTATTCCGCCTTGGCAGCCCATGGCGGCCACCATCATGATCACGATCATGACCACGATCATGAACATGACCATCTCATCGCCCTCACGGAAGACCAAATCGACGGGGCAAAAATTACAACGGAAAAAACGCGCCCCGGATATCTTATCCAACAGGTACGCGCCCCTGCAAAAGTCATTGTCCCGCCGCAATCCGTTGTGCACCTAGTGCCTAAAGTGTCAGGCGTTGTCGCAAAAATCTATAAACAAATCGGTGATAGCGTTAAAGCCAATGAAACGATAGCTCTAATCGAAAGCCGTGAAATGGCAGAAGCTAAAGCTAATTACTTAGCTTCGCTGCGCAGATATGAAATAAAAAAAACCATGTTCAGCAAAGAAAAACAACTTCAAGAAAAGAAGTTGACTACAGACTTCGATTTGCTGGAAGCTGAAATCGCTGCTGAAGAATCGAAGATCGATGTTGAACTAGGCCTGCATAGACTCCTCTCTTTCGGACTGACCCAAGGAGCTATTGATCAACTGCCTCAGGAAAAAGGCGAAGACCTCCGCTATTACGAGCTCAAAGCTCCGATGAAAGGAACGATCGTCAATATCGAAATAGCGCCGGGCGAATTTATTTCTAGTGAGAAAGATGTGCTGACCTTAGCAGACTTGAACGAACGTTGGCTGGAGATCGATGTCCCCCCTTCCCATCAAAATGCTGTCAAAAAAGGGTTGCCTACCAGTGCAAAAGCAAGCCACGGAGACACCTGCGAAACAAAACTTCTCTGTTACAAGCCTGTAGTAGAAGAAAACACACGCACCCTTAAAGCCTACGCTCTGCTTGACACAGCAAACCACCCCTGGACTCCCGGCACTTACGTTACTGTCGTCATCGACAGCGAAACCACACGCTTCCCTATCGTCGTCCCCAAAACCGCCATCCAAAAGATAGATGGACATGATGTCGTCTTTGTCGCAAATCATGAAGGATTTGAAATAAGACCTGTACATGTCGGCCCACAAGACAATGTACGCATTGCTGTCATCGAAGGTTTACGCAAGGGCGAAGAGATTGCCATTTCCAACACATTTCTGCTCAAAGCTGAGCATGAAAAAGATGAAGCTGAACACGAACACTGA
- the rnhC gene encoding ribonuclease HIII → MAEKPNIFVAQISSSQGEKLREDLIQKGFSLASPPPPYSVFSAKKTGLSCTLYTSGKLVIQGKNIKEFIEFYLEPEVLETLSFTHPEVKVNMQPHIGIDESGKGDLFGPLCTAGVYATAEQIQALLKLGVCDSKKLNDISITKLAPQIQNLCAHHIIKVTPKRYNELYAQFRNLNHLLAWTHATAIEALVTETHCLDVMVDQFAAEHVVETALKRKLLSVNLTQQHRAEQDVVVAAASILARYAFISGLHALSQEFGIVLPKGAGAQTITAAKTFVQRHGKEALPFVSKMHFKSHESI, encoded by the coding sequence ATGGCAGAAAAACCTAATATTTTTGTTGCGCAGATCAGCAGCAGTCAGGGCGAGAAACTCAGGGAGGATCTTATCCAAAAGGGTTTTTCCCTTGCCTCCCCCCCTCCGCCTTACTCAGTGTTCAGCGCCAAGAAAACGGGGCTCTCCTGCACACTTTATACGAGTGGAAAATTAGTCATCCAGGGCAAAAATATTAAGGAATTTATCGAATTCTACCTTGAGCCCGAGGTGCTTGAAACGCTGTCATTTACGCATCCTGAAGTGAAAGTAAATATGCAGCCCCATATCGGGATTGACGAATCAGGCAAAGGGGACCTTTTCGGCCCCCTTTGTACTGCTGGCGTATATGCTACAGCAGAGCAGATACAAGCGCTTTTGAAACTGGGAGTATGCGATTCTAAAAAACTCAATGATATCTCTATCACAAAACTCGCGCCGCAAATTCAAAATCTTTGTGCCCACCATATCATTAAAGTCACGCCCAAACGTTACAACGAACTTTATGCGCAGTTCAGAAACCTTAACCATCTTCTAGCTTGGACGCATGCAACGGCTATTGAAGCCTTGGTCACGGAAACTCACTGTTTGGATGTTATGGTGGACCAGTTTGCTGCCGAGCATGTCGTTGAAACAGCATTAAAACGTAAACTATTGAGTGTAAACCTCACACAACAGCATCGCGCCGAGCAAGATGTTGTTGTTGCTGCTGCATCCATCCTTGCCCGCTACGCTTTTATCTCCGGTTTGCATGCGCTATCTCAAGAGTTTGGTATTGTCCTACCTAAAGGGGCAGGAGCACAAACAATCACAGCCGCTAAAACATTTGTTCAACGGCACGGAAAAGAAGCTTTACCTTTTGTTTCTAAGATGCATTTTAAATCCCATGAAAGTATTTAA